The genomic interval TTAAAGCACCGGATGCACGCCCAAGAACGCGGCAGGATGTCGCGTCTACAGTAGAAGCGGCTGCCAGCCGCTTTCTCAAGCACCAGGTTCACGCGCAAGAACGCGGCAGGATGCCGCGTCTACAGTAGAAGCGGCTGCCAGCCGCTTTCTTAAAGCACCGGATGCACGCCCAAGAACGCGGCAGGATGCCGCGTCTACTTTTTCCGTCTCGGATTGTTCCAAATATATGCGTTAATGCGTTCCAACTGGTCAGGTCCACGCACAATGTGGTCAAACGACTCCTTTTGCCAGAGTGTGCCAGCTCTGCCCAACAAGGTGTTGATCCTGTTTGCCGAGTACGACTTCCATCCGTGCAATATGGCCGAAAGCTTGAAACCGGGCAACGGTGACACCACCGCGTGCACGTGATTGGGCATCACCACATGCGCCCCAAGCCCATACCGTTCCCCGTCAAAATGCCGCAACACCCCGTTCAGCAGTTCTTTTACGGCAGGACTTCCCAGCACACAAGCGCCATGTCCCGCATCCAGCCAGCGGTGAAACCGCCCGGGGAAAAGATTCCAAAACTCCCACAACTGTTCCGGTGTGTGGGGCGCGGGATTTCGCTTCAGCCATTGGTTTTTTTCCAGTTCCCACTGCCCGAGCTTGTCTTGGGGGATTGAGTCGGCAAGACGAAAGGTGACGAAATATAGGGCGCCTTCCT from Candidatus Hydrogenedentota bacterium carries:
- a CDS encoding transposase produces the protein MQEEEFSFFDPSQPVGHLSGNLPHWRQEGALYFVTFRLADSIPQDKLGQWELEKNQWLKRNPAPHTPEQLWEFWNLFPGRFHRWLDAGHGACVLGSPAVKELLNGVLRHFDGERYGLGAHVVMPNHVHAVVSPLPGFKLSAILHGWKSYSANRINTLLGRAGTLWQKESFDHIVRGPDQLERINAYIWNNPRRKK